Genomic window (Acidiferrobacteraceae bacterium):
GTCGCAAGGGACGCTTAGCCCCTAAGTTTCTGTAATTCCGATCTTTTTCTCATGGTAATGGTAATTTTCACCCGTGGCACGTTTCTTGGACATCAGAGGGTGAGAATCCGCGGCGCCCGCCTCTCCGCCCGGAAACGGAGGAAACCAACATGAAATGGCTCGCCAGCAAAATCTGGCCGATTTCTGCTTTGGCCTGCACCCTGTTCCTCAGCGGCGCGGGCAGCGCTCCGGCCCTCGCGGAGATGCCTCGGCCGGGCCCGCGTTCCGATTCCATCGGTCAGGACCTGACCCGCACCGGACTCGTGCCCGACACATTCCAGGCGGGTCTCCAGGCCTACAACGAGGGTCACCCGGAACAGGCGGTCCGACTGTGGCGCCCTCTTGCGCAAAGCGGCTATGTGCTGGCGCAATACAATCTTGGCTTGGCCTATGCGCGCGGTACCGGCGTCCCCAAGGATATCGTCGCCGCGGCGCGCTGGTGGGAACAGGCCGCTCGACAGGGCCATATCGACGCCCAATACAACCTTGGTCTTGTATACATCCGCGGCCAGGG
Coding sequences:
- a CDS encoding tetratricopeptide repeat protein, which translates into the protein MKWLASKIWPISALACTLFLSGAGSAPALAEMPRPGPRSDSIGQDLTRTGLVPDTFQAGLQAYNEGHPEQAVRLWRPLAQSGYVLAQYNLGLAYARGTGVPKDIVAAARWWEQAARQGHIDAQYNLGLVYIRGQGIARNPGLAAHWWTRAALAGDAAAQYNLGMMYARGEGVEYDMKSAISWWQ